One Alosa alosa isolate M-15738 ecotype Scorff River chromosome 22, AALO_Geno_1.1, whole genome shotgun sequence DNA segment encodes these proteins:
- the LOC125287320 gene encoding cytochrome c oxidase subunit 6B1 gives MAENIQSKLEKYRTAPFDARFPNSNQTKNCWQNYLDYHRCQKALEAKGVDVAPCDWYKRVYKSLCPLSWIERWDGQRDDGTFAGKI, from the exons TGGAGAAGTACCGCACAGCACCATTCGATGCACGATTCCCCAACTCAAACCAGACCAAAAACTGCTGGCAGAATTATTTAG ACTACCATCGCTGCCAGAAAGCTTTGGAGGCCAAAGGTGTGGATGTGGCCCCATGTGATTGGTACAAGAGAGTCTACAAATCTCTTTGCCCACTTTCCTGG ATTGAGAGATGGGATGGCCAGAGAGATGATGGAACCTTCGCTGGAAAGATCTGA